One Ranitomeya imitator isolate aRanImi1 chromosome 1, aRanImi1.pri, whole genome shotgun sequence DNA window includes the following coding sequences:
- the LOC138679184 gene encoding putative nuclease HARBI1, translating to MESIYMNMELDFALANAYAIAYYEQRKREKRRRSHRRFWLHPIVEVRESREAYNCLFGELNDNLEKYFEFTRMSQDNFRYLLRLVEGAITRQDTQLRRSISAEEQLLVTLRFLATGETLRSLHFQFRIGVSTLSGIVADTCRALWDNLRDEFLPLPTTELWEANAPKFEQLCSFPNCIGAVDGKHIRITKPVRTGSQFFNYKKYFSTVLMQLQVQTAGFSPWTLEHLAVQMTRGHLKSLIWAKGYMGTILVSTSHDLFPTPKARQYHLLWLGMRHFKCVPT from the exons atggagagtatctacatgaatatggagttggattttgccttggctaatgcttatgctattgcctattacgaacaaaggaaaagagaaaaacggaggaggagtcatcggcgcttttggctacaccctatagttgaagtccgggagagccgtgaaGCCTACAATTGTTTGTTTGGCGAGCTAAATGACAATctggaaaaatattttgaatttaccaggatgtctcaagacaacttccgctatctgctgcgtcttgtggaaggagccattaccaggcaggacacacagctacgGAGATCAATTTCTGCAGAGGAAcagctgctggtgactctacg tttcctggctaccggagagaccttaagatccctgcattttcaatttaggattggagtctccacactttccggaattgttgccgacacatgccgcgctttgtgggacaatctccggGATGAATTTTTACCCCTCCCTACAACTGAATTATGGGAGGCCAACGCCCCaaaatttgaacaactgtgttctttcccgaactgcattggagctgtggacgggaagcacattaggattacaaagcctgtAAGAACTGGATCTCAgttctttaattataaaaaatacttttccaccgtgctcatgcaaTTGCAGGTgcagactgcaggtttctcgccgtggacattggagcattTGGCCGTACAAATGACTCGCGGACATTTAAagagtctgatatgggccaaagGTTATATGGGAACAATTTTAGTTTccaccagccacgacctcttcccaacaccgaaggcccggcaataccatttgttgtggttggggatgaggcatttcaaatgtgtgccaacctag